The following coding sequences lie in one Borreliella spielmanii genomic window:
- a CDS encoding BMP family protein, which yields MSKNMFFKGFWILFTIFHLYLFVYLIFLRKQKIDISNKTNIALFIPGVISGSPSYKEMYDSLFEFKKKHNNLEIKVLEAGFNQSDWIEMLEKLLTSKKYDFLITTNNAMQDMVDSVSNNYPYTKFLIFDSLVKNVNKQVYSVSYNVAEEAYILGYYVGLFLKEFNSGLGNVALIAGQEYPVMRDYIYYYFKKGILDVGVNSEVYYRVLGNWHDSNLAKLLANSLIQNSGVFVILPIVGPAVEGVLSSVRENNIFAILFDSEDYLDNKENIIGSGITNQKYYVSYVLDKALSLEINYGNSDIFGIKHKGVLFNISNVFYLEQTSQKLKEDLLKKIEEVSANGIKINLEQN from the coding sequence GGGTTTTGGATTTTATTCACTATATTCCATTTATATTTATTTGTTTATTTGATTTTTTTAAGGAAGCAAAAAATTGATATTTCTAATAAAACAAATATTGCTTTATTTATTCCAGGAGTTATTTCAGGATCTCCATCTTATAAAGAAATGTATGATTCTTTATTTGAATTTAAAAAAAAGCATAACAATCTCGAAATTAAAGTTTTAGAAGCTGGATTTAATCAAAGCGATTGGATAGAAATGCTTGAAAAATTATTAACTTCAAAAAAATATGATTTTTTAATAACCACAAATAATGCTATGCAAGATATGGTTGATAGTGTTTCAAATAATTATCCTTATACTAAGTTTCTAATTTTTGATTCTTTGGTCAAAAACGTCAATAAGCAAGTTTATTCAGTTTCTTATAATGTTGCGGAGGAGGCTTATATTTTAGGGTATTATGTAGGCCTTTTTTTAAAGGAATTTAATTCTGGCTTAGGGAATGTTGCTCTAATTGCGGGTCAAGAATATCCTGTTATGAGAGATTATATATATTACTATTTTAAAAAAGGCATTCTTGATGTGGGTGTGAATTCTGAAGTTTATTATCGAGTTTTAGGCAATTGGCACGATAGTAATTTGGCTAAATTACTGGCAAACTCTTTGATTCAAAATTCGGGTGTTTTTGTAATACTTCCCATTGTAGGGCCTGCTGTTGAAGGGGTGCTTTCCTCTGTTAGAGAGAATAATATTTTTGCTATTCTTTTTGATAGTGAAGATTATTTAGATAATAAAGAAAATATTATTGGTTCAGGAATTACAAATCAAAAATATTATGTTTCATATGTTTTAGATAAGGCGCTTAGCTTAGAGATTAACTATGGCAATTCTGATATTTTTGGTATAAAACACAAAGGAGTTTTATTTAATATTTCTAATGTTTTTTATTTAGAGCAGACCAGTCAAAAGTTAAAAGAAGATCTTTTAAAAAAAATAGAAGAGGTTAGTGCAAATGGTATAAAAATTAATTTGGAACAAAATTAA
- a CDS encoding ATP-binding cassette domain-containing protein, which yields MVEFKNIVKHFPDIDKPILDSINLKIGEVKIFTVVGKNGEGKSTLAKIIAGLVEFDSGEVLVNGVKQKNWNVDKAKNNGIYLVSQVPNLKMNLRVWEYLSIYWFGYAFFMPMNKSKTYKYYRWLMQFYKISFDLDKKIKDLNIKEIYFLLIIASLKENAKVIIFDESAAYFSQKEAQAFIKLLVLLKKSGIASLFITHSEITDAVKFSDEFIVLKDGKCFRTINKELILSKLESSNDKVLFANINFNKFEKDSIKFNLFFEDFWKYDVSFSLNKRGVLGIIGEEAAIRTWEKLFLGELIFVGCIKIDGIRYERINIFECKAGFLPLGIGNLFPDNSSILDNFLAKFMNFENKIFIRQSYINKIKDFFKKKMEFCSEEKIYRILYSKSLAFSGGTLKKFALYREMYIAKSFLICFSPLSNLDHKAYNEMSVAIRNYSKEKPVLLITSNLDELLLLSDNILAMKMGEVLLNVSREKISKEKLKELLFL from the coding sequence ATGGTAGAGTTTAAAAATATAGTTAAGCATTTCCCAGATATTGATAAACCCATTTTGGACAGTATTAATTTAAAAATTGGAGAAGTTAAAATTTTTACAGTAGTTGGTAAAAATGGAGAAGGAAAGAGCACTTTAGCTAAGATTATTGCCGGGCTTGTTGAATTTGATAGTGGTGAAGTATTGGTAAATGGCGTTAAGCAGAAAAATTGGAATGTAGATAAAGCTAAAAATAACGGTATCTATCTTGTTTCTCAAGTTCCTAATTTGAAAATGAATTTAAGAGTTTGGGAATATTTGAGCATTTATTGGTTTGGTTATGCATTTTTCATGCCAATGAATAAATCTAAGACTTATAAATATTATAGATGGCTTATGCAATTTTATAAAATTTCTTTTGATCTAGATAAGAAAATTAAAGATTTAAATATTAAAGAGATTTATTTTCTACTTATTATTGCTTCTCTTAAAGAGAATGCAAAAGTAATTATTTTCGATGAGAGTGCTGCTTATTTTTCTCAAAAAGAAGCTCAAGCTTTTATAAAATTGCTTGTATTACTTAAGAAATCAGGAATTGCATCTCTTTTTATTACTCATAGCGAGATTACAGATGCTGTAAAATTTAGTGATGAGTTTATTGTTTTAAAAGATGGAAAGTGCTTTAGAACAATAAACAAAGAGTTGATTTTGAGCAAACTTGAATCTTCTAATGATAAAGTATTGTTTGCAAATATTAATTTTAATAAATTTGAAAAAGATTCTATTAAATTTAATTTATTTTTTGAAGATTTTTGGAAATATGATGTTAGTTTTTCTTTAAATAAAAGAGGTGTTTTAGGAATAATTGGTGAAGAAGCCGCAATTAGAACTTGGGAAAAATTATTCTTAGGAGAGCTTATTTTTGTTGGATGTATAAAAATTGATGGTATCAGATATGAGCGAATAAATATTTTTGAGTGCAAAGCGGGGTTTTTACCTTTAGGTATTGGTAATTTATTCCCCGATAATAGTAGTATATTGGATAATTTTTTAGCTAAATTTATGAATTTTGAAAATAAAATTTTTATTAGGCAATCTTATATCAATAAGATTAAAGATTTTTTTAAAAAAAAGATGGAATTTTGTAGCGAAGAGAAAATATATAGAATTCTTTATTCTAAATCTTTAGCATTTTCTGGAGGAACTTTAAAGAAATTTGCTCTTTACAGAGAGATGTATATTGCAAAAAGTTTTTTAATTTGTTTTTCTCCTTTAAGTAATTTAGATCATAAAGCTTATAATGAAATGTCTGTTGCTATTCGTAATTATTCAAAAGAAAAGCCAGTTCTTTTGATTACTTCTAATTTAGATGAATTGCTTTTACTCTCTGATAATATTTTGGCAATGAAAATGGGAGAAGTTTTGTTAAACGTATCTAGAGAAAAGATTAGTAAAGAAAAATTAAAGGAATTGCTATTTTTATGA
- a CDS encoding ABC transporter permease, producing MTLFRNSFMALIFSFLILSISYFFGDFFQFSYIKMVSWRFILFSIMATGIATCAKSNSLNLGNEGQVYFGAFLVYVFSSFFGLTYFNFIYLIFLSSFFVGLLGLIPFFITFFFGLNRALTGLLISYGNQRLVDGFILNMLKTGSFSNQTKRINSLFVLDSSLIYLFLFGMSIWLFYVFIHKKTIYGLQLEILNNKKKIDIFLNINEFKYKFCAVFGSAFLNGLAGSMFVVFFKPYLVLGLTSGLGWSSLIVAVISGFNYIYVLFFSLLFSILIEFNNFLNINYDFKYEFIGLCQSIAIFLSLFLIKARKK from the coding sequence ATGACCCTGTTTAGAAATAGCTTTATGGCATTAATTTTTTCTTTTTTGATATTAAGTATCAGCTATTTTTTTGGTGATTTTTTTCAATTTTCTTATATCAAGATGGTATCTTGGCGATTTATTTTATTTTCAATCATGGCTACTGGTATTGCCACCTGCGCCAAGAGCAATTCATTAAATCTTGGAAATGAAGGGCAGGTTTATTTTGGAGCATTTTTAGTTTATGTATTTTCAAGTTTTTTTGGATTAACCTACTTTAATTTTATATATTTAATATTTTTGAGTTCTTTTTTTGTAGGACTTTTAGGTCTTATTCCCTTTTTTATTACTTTTTTCTTTGGATTAAATAGAGCTTTAACAGGTCTTTTAATATCTTATGGAAATCAAAGATTGGTAGATGGATTTATTTTAAATATGTTAAAAACAGGTAGTTTTTCCAATCAGACAAAAAGAATTAATAGCTTATTTGTTTTAGATTCATCACTTATTTACTTGTTTTTGTTTGGTATGTCAATTTGGCTTTTTTATGTTTTTATTCATAAAAAAACTATTTATGGGCTTCAGCTTGAAATATTAAATAATAAGAAAAAGATAGATATTTTTTTAAATATAAATGAATTTAAATATAAGTTTTGTGCCGTATTTGGCAGCGCTTTTTTAAATGGTCTTGCAGGTTCTATGTTTGTTGTGTTTTTTAAACCGTATTTGGTTTTGGGGTTAACCTCCGGACTTGGTTGGAGTAGTTTAATTGTCGCTGTAATTTCGGGATTTAATTATATTTATGTATTATTTTTTAGTTTATTGTTTTCAATATTAATAGAATTTAATAATTTTCTTAATATAAATTATGACTTTAAGTATGAGTTTATTGGTCTTTGTCAATCAATTGCTATTTTTCTCTCTTTATTTTTGATTAAAGCTAGGAAAAAGTAG